From the Maioricimonas rarisocia genome, one window contains:
- a CDS encoding integrase core domain-containing protein: protein MLIATATDRELAQALQYLKVENRILRDRLPKAIRVTPAERRQLLRFGTPLGTAISDLITIVTPRTFRRWVTADNSTDATSRKTGRPGTAAEMRQMITKLARETGWGYGRIQGELRRLGFEPPSISTIRNILKSVGIDPAPRRSSGTWCDFLARHASTLWACDFFTKQVWTLFGPVEMYLLVFIQIETRQIWISRGTPHPDSAWVAQQARNATMEMQDREGDSPRFLIHDRDTKFTKQFDGIFESSGVKVMKLPIHSPNLNAHCERVIQSIKQEILDHFIVFGEHHLNHLVQEYAKYYHQLRPHQGIDNRVPLGNSPPSPRPPNPNELLCQHELGGVLKHYVRKAA from the coding sequence GTGCTCATCGCCACGGCCACGGATCGGGAGTTGGCTCAGGCACTGCAGTACCTGAAAGTCGAGAATCGGATTCTCAGAGACCGGCTTCCCAAGGCGATCCGGGTCACTCCAGCGGAGCGGCGGCAGCTGCTCAGATTTGGGACACCGTTGGGGACGGCCATCAGCGACCTCATTACCATTGTCACGCCTCGCACCTTTCGGCGTTGGGTCACGGCTGACAACAGCACCGATGCGACTTCCCGGAAGACTGGCCGGCCGGGGACCGCAGCCGAAATGCGGCAGATGATCACCAAACTGGCCCGTGAAACCGGCTGGGGTTACGGCCGCATTCAGGGGGAGTTGCGGCGGTTGGGATTTGAGCCGCCGTCGATTTCCACCATTCGGAATATTCTCAAATCCGTCGGCATCGACCCCGCTCCGCGTCGCAGTTCCGGCACCTGGTGTGACTTTCTGGCTCGTCACGCCAGTACGCTCTGGGCCTGTGATTTCTTCACCAAACAGGTCTGGACTCTCTTCGGCCCGGTGGAGATGTACCTGCTGGTCTTCATTCAGATCGAGACTCGGCAAATCTGGATTTCCCGAGGGACGCCGCATCCCGATTCTGCCTGGGTGGCTCAGCAGGCCAGAAACGCCACCATGGAGATGCAGGACCGCGAGGGCGATTCCCCTCGGTTTCTGATTCACGACCGCGACACCAAATTCACGAAGCAGTTCGATGGCATCTTCGAGTCGTCGGGTGTCAAAGTGATGAAACTCCCGATTCACAGCCCGAACCTCAACGCTCATTGCGAGCGGGTGATTCAATCGATCAAACAGGAAATCCTGGACCATTTCATCGTCTTCGGCGAACACCATCTGAATCATCTCGTGCAGGAGTACGCCAAATACTATCACCAGCTGCGGCCCCATCAGGGTATCGACAACCGTGTTCCGTTGGGGAATTCTCCTCCGTCCCCACGCCCGCCGAATCCGAACGAACTTCTCTGCCAGCACGAACTTGGTGGCGTCCTCAAGCACTACGTCCGCAAGGCGGCGTAA
- a CDS encoding RHS repeat domain-containing protein translates to MGDRTTTVYDAVGQTISLIDERAHRFSFTYDAAGNKTVQIDPLERRQTFTYNADRTRHTRTDARGNRTTYLYDAGGNLTERQYPDGTRVTFSYDATGDRTMMANSTGRYTTTYDELSRRRSVSTPAGHVLTYSYDSLSRRAELDSPAGRFTYAYDANNRITLVRNPQEDRTTFSYDDASRRVVKALANGTRASFTYDAANQVTRLANLKSDGTTISSFSYKYDRAGNRTDIAEADGSRITYSYDATYRLTGEHRSGTSPYRNTYTYDPTSNRLLKNDDGARTTYAYDAANQLVTSLDASGTTTYTFDADGNQQLVVAPSGDRTTTTWDFENRTTLVELPDATRNTMLYEPEGLRVQLDDSTGTTQFVWDDQNYLIETDESDVLKAVYTNEPNVYGNLISQYRTTNGVWLPSYYHFDALGSAQQLTDSSEAITDTYLYNAWGELLASTGTTINPFRYVGQLGYYFDPDTGNFYIRARIYSSITARWTSVDPLGFVDGLNQYFLVFLPSGTDPSGTQSGILPPAGFAARCAALALLISQQLDTAEEREMWWHFVTGRGRTFYLSRSQVHAIAFGNADFLEQLARAREECERGNEPPQGSRISFAAQPPWVKALGDASLIPSFICTEDCDLCWSVKLEDTYDVNARPPGERDPEAERNVRIVRLAQLTCGWQDFPVRGYDAGGCD, encoded by the coding sequence TTGGGGGACCGTACCACGACGGTTTACGATGCGGTCGGTCAGACGATCTCCCTCATCGATGAGCGGGCCCACCGGTTTTCGTTCACCTATGATGCGGCTGGCAACAAGACCGTCCAGATCGACCCCCTGGAGCGGCGGCAGACCTTCACCTACAACGCCGACCGTACCCGCCACACCCGGACCGACGCCCGCGGCAACCGCACCACGTACCTCTACGATGCCGGCGGAAATCTGACGGAAAGGCAATATCCGGATGGCACGCGGGTCACGTTTTCGTACGATGCTACCGGAGATCGCACGATGATGGCCAACTCCACAGGCCGGTACACCACCACGTACGATGAGCTCTCTCGTCGGCGATCGGTCTCCACACCGGCCGGCCACGTGCTGACGTATTCGTACGATTCTCTCTCTCGCCGGGCTGAGCTCGATTCGCCCGCCGGCCGGTTCACGTATGCCTACGATGCCAACAACCGCATCACACTGGTCCGCAATCCGCAGGAGGACCGGACCACGTTCTCGTACGATGACGCCAGCCGCAGGGTTGTGAAGGCACTGGCCAACGGCACACGGGCTTCGTTCACGTACGATGCCGCCAACCAAGTCACCCGTTTGGCGAACCTGAAATCGGACGGGACCACAATCTCCAGCTTCAGTTACAAGTATGATCGGGCTGGGAACCGCACCGACATCGCTGAGGCGGATGGCTCCCGCATCACCTACTCATACGATGCCACCTACCGCTTGACGGGCGAGCATCGAAGTGGCACCAGTCCCTACCGCAATACGTACACGTACGACCCCACCAGCAACCGACTCCTCAAGAACGACGATGGAGCGCGAACAACTTACGCCTACGATGCCGCCAATCAACTGGTGACCAGTCTCGATGCTTCCGGCACCACGACGTACACGTTTGATGCTGACGGCAATCAGCAACTGGTCGTCGCCCCCTCAGGCGACCGCACCACGACGACCTGGGACTTCGAGAACCGCACGACGTTGGTGGAGCTTCCGGACGCCACCCGCAACACGATGCTCTATGAGCCAGAAGGCTTGCGAGTGCAACTCGATGACTCCACCGGCACCACACAGTTCGTGTGGGACGACCAGAACTACCTCATCGAAACCGATGAGTCGGATGTTCTCAAAGCGGTCTACACGAACGAACCGAACGTCTACGGCAACCTCATCTCTCAGTACCGCACAACAAACGGCGTCTGGCTCCCCAGCTACTACCACTTCGACGCCCTCGGCAGCGCCCAACAACTCACCGACTCATCCGAAGCAATTACCGACACGTATTTATACAACGCTTGGGGCGAACTCCTCGCCTCCACTGGCACAACCATCAACCCCTTCCGCTACGTCGGCCAACTGGGATACTATTTCGACCCGGATACTGGCAACTTCTACATCCGAGCACGAATTTACAGTTCTATCACCGCCCGCTGGACCAGCGTGGATCCCTTGGGGTTTGTCGATGGGCTGAATCAGTACTTCCTTGTATTCTTACCATCAGGCACTGACCCATCTGGAACTCAGTCCGGAATTCTTCCTCCTGCGGGCTTCGCCGCTCGTTGCGCTGCGTTGGCACTACTGATTTCTCAGCAATTGGATACGGCTGAGGAACGCGAAATGTGGTGGCATTTTGTCACCGGACGTGGAAGGACATTCTATTTGAGCCGCTCGCAGGTCCATGCAATTGCCTTTGGAAATGCAGATTTCCTGGAACAGCTTGCAAGGGCTAGAGAGGAATGTGAGCGTGGCAACGAGCCGCCACAAGGGAGTCGAATCTCCTTCGCGGCTCAGCCGCCGTGGGTCAAGGCGCTTGGAGACGCATCGCTCATCCCGTCCTTTATCTGCACAGAGGATTGTGATTTGTGTTGGTCCGTAAAGCTTGAGGACACGTACGATGTTAATGCCCGTCCTCCAGGTGAAAGAGATCCCGAAGCTGAGCGAAACGTGCGAATTGTACGACTGGCCCAGCTGACATGTGGATGGCAGGATTTTCCCGTTCGAGGATATGATGCCGGAGGATGTGACTAA